From Salvia splendens isolate huo1 chromosome 3, SspV2, whole genome shotgun sequence, a single genomic window includes:
- the LOC121796745 gene encoding uncharacterized protein LOC121796745: MAIKGHMELPPRTGVFDESTVKKPEELIEEVKKHERDDPDEGTSNAVKRLKPYPYRGEPKRQKEDPTDFMEIFGKLEINLPFLQTLRLPPFSRFIKDFIAGKAKVDGKIVIGENVSAVIQKKRLPSKRTDLGMFTLPIIIGDVKIEHDMCDLGVSINVLSFSVYKRLTGVSLVDTKVVIQLVDRSCISLEGVLGNVIVRMHDFLYPADFHVIRMNESEAGESSGVLLGRPFLRTTKTIIDVSDVTICLDYHGEKFTFNIDKAMKKPLDIENLHSLDVIYPLVQEFLETELLQEQPAAAELNDSIEEEVSRWCETLLTQNQSIVG; encoded by the exons ATGGCAATCAAGGGCCACATGGAACTTCCACCAAGGACAGGGGTCTTCGACGAATCAACCGTCAAGA AACCAGAGGAGTTGATTGAGGAAGTTAAGAAGCATGAGAGGGATGACCCGGATGAAGGAACGAGCAATGCAGTCAAGCGCCTGAAACCTTACCCATACAGGGGAGAGCCTAAAAGGCAGAAAGAGGACCCAACCGATTTCATGGAGATCTTTGGCAAGCTTGAGatcaatctgccatttttaCAAACATTGAGACTGCCCCCGTTCAGCAGGTTTATTAAGGACTTCATAGCTGGAAAAGCTAAGGTCGATGGGAAGATTGTAATTGGAGAAAATGTGTCTGCTGTAATCCAGAAGAAGAGACTTCCTTCCAAGAGAACTGATCTTGGGATGTTTACTCTACCCATCATTATTGGGGATGTTAAAATTGAGCATGatatgtgtgatctgggagtgTCTATTAATGTGTTGTCTTTCTCAGTTTACAAGAGATTGACTGGAGTCAGCCTAGTGGATACAAAGGTGGTGATCCAACTCGTGGATAGATCATGCATTAGTCTTGAAGGAGTGTTAGGAAATGTGATCGTGAGGATGCATGATTTCCTATACCCTGCAGATTTTCACGTGATCCGTATGAATGAGTCGGAGGCTGGCGAGTCCAGTGGAGTATTGTTGGGGAGACCATTCCTGCGAACAACTAAaactataattgatgtgagtGACGTAACGATTTGCTTGGACTatcatggggagaaattcacTTTCAATATTGATAAAGCAATGAAAAAACCCTTGGATATTGAAAATCTACATTCGTTGGATGTGATTTACCCATTAgtccaagaatttcttgaaacTGAACTCTTGCAGGAGCAGCCTGCAGCTGCTGAACTGAATGACTCGATTGAAGAAGAGGTTTCTAGATGGTGTGAAACACTTTTGACACAAAATCAGAGTATTGtaggttaa